In Bactrocera oleae isolate idBacOlea1 chromosome 3, idBacOlea1, whole genome shotgun sequence, a genomic segment contains:
- the LOC138856409 gene encoding putative nuclease HARBI1, producing MPHCLGAIDGKHINIVCPRRSGSLFYNYKKTFSIVLMAACDSDYTFTFVDVGAVGSQSDGGIFAKSAFGKMILRRNIVLPPLDHLPGTNKDFQYFFVGDNAFPLKENLMRPYPGRNLSPLKQHYNKKLSSARVYIENAFGILANRWRILHSNIHAAPKNIDKIVLATVVLHNYLMLDRSSGYFTEELVDHSENGAFVPGIWRQTTSQSPTFRISQANRSTAEAFASRDELAEYLFNN from the exons ATGCCGCACTGCCTAGGTGCTATTGATGGCAAACATATTAACATAGTTTGCCCGAGACGTAGTGGttcacttttttataattataaaaaaacgttCAGCATTGTTCTAATGGCAGCTTGTGACTCCGACTATACATTTACTTTTGTTGATGTTGGGGCAGTAGGAAGTCAAAGCGATGGTGGAATTTTCGCCAAAAGTGCTTTTGGGAAAATGATATTAAGAAGAAACATCGTATTGCCTCCTCTCGATCACCTTCCGG GTACAAATAAAGACTTCCAGTATTTCTTTGTGGGGGACAATGCTTTTCCACTTAAGGAAAACCTTATGCGTCCATATCCTGGCCGCAACTTGTCGCCTCTGAAGCAACACTACAACAAAAAGCTATCTTCCGCCAGAGTTTACATCGAAAATGCGTTTGGTATATTAGCGAATAGGTGGAGAATATTACATAGCAATATACATGCAGcaccaaaaaatattgacaaaataGTGTTAGCAACAGTTGTGCTACATAATTATCTCATGCTAGACAGGAGCTCGGGATATTTTACTGAAGAGTTGGTGGACCATTCGGAAAATGGTGCTTTCGTTCCAGGAATTTGGAGGCAAACAACTTCGCAAAGTCCAACTTTTCGAATTTCGCAAGCCAACCGTTCAACCGCGGAAGCGTTTGCATCGAGAGACGAATTGGCggagtatttatttaataattaa